One Nostoc sp. UHCC 0302 DNA window includes the following coding sequences:
- a CDS encoding Uma2 family endonuclease gives MTTETNPAAIVDWEPPMPPTDLIFDDGKPLESNRHRIAINVLIRSLQQAWADRNDFFTGGNMFIYYSSAQVRNRDFRGPDFFAVLNVDGNSSRQGWVVWEENGRYPDVIVELMSPSTAAIDKGIKKNLYEQTFRTSDYFVYDPFDPNSLQGWHLDDNQQYQPLTPNERGWLWCKRLSLWLGTSEGTIDRETAIWLRFYDVAGNLVLLPEEAAAAREPAALAQAERLAARLRELGENPDVL, from the coding sequence ATGACTACTGAGACAAATCCAGCAGCCATTGTGGATTGGGAACCCCCCATGCCACCTACAGATTTAATTTTTGATGATGGTAAACCCTTGGAATCAAATCGCCACCGTATTGCCATAAATGTTTTGATTCGGTCATTGCAACAAGCTTGGGCTGATCGCAATGATTTCTTCACTGGGGGCAATATGTTTATTTACTACAGTAGCGCCCAAGTTCGTAATCGTGACTTCCGTGGGCCAGATTTCTTTGCAGTGCTGAATGTTGACGGCAATAGCTCTAGACAAGGCTGGGTAGTCTGGGAGGAAAATGGTCGTTATCCTGATGTAATCGTGGAGTTAATGTCACCATCTACGGCAGCAATAGACAAGGGTATTAAGAAAAACCTTTACGAACAAACTTTCCGTACCTCAGATTATTTCGTCTATGATCCCTTTGATCCTAATTCTTTGCAAGGATGGCATTTAGATGATAATCAGCAGTATCAACCTTTGACACCAAATGAGCGTGGGTGGCTATGGTGTAAGCGCTTAAGTTTATGGTTGGGAACGAGTGAGGGGACAATAGACAGAGAAACGGCGATATGGTTGCGGTTTTATGATGTGGCTGGCAATTTGGTTTTGTTACCAGAGGAGGCTGCTGCTGCAAGAGAGCCAGCCGCACTTGCACAGGCAGAGCGTTTAGCGGCTAGATTAAGGGAACTAGGGGAAAATCCAGATGTTTTGTGA